The Candidatus Sysuiplasma acidicola genome includes a window with the following:
- a CDS encoding CDC48 family AAA ATPase, giving the protein MKTTGRSDKFLKVVEAKPKDVGRGIARIDPAVIDILGIQIGDVVHIEGRKSTVAIVWPGYPEDTNRGTVRIDGSTRRNAGATIDDKVSVQKVSAKRATRLTLAPTEPLRIMGGDEYLSQVLEERAVTKGDVVEINIMGRKVDLVILSFQPPAEAVIVDRESEIKLSEKPVKEELAKLPRVTYEDIGGLKEEVKKVREMIELPLKHPELFERLGVEAPKGVLLHGPPGTGKTLLAKAVVSETNANFLSITGPEIMSKFYGESEERLREIFKQAEDNAPSIIFIDEIDSIAPKRDEVTGETERRVVAQLLALMDGLESRGKVVVIGATNRPNAIDGALRRPGRFDREIEINIPDRTGRYEILNIHTRGMPLNSDVDLERLADLTHGYAGADVSALTKEAAMRALRRVMPDLDLELDAIPAEILNTMTVTQNDFFGALRDMQPSSMREVLIEKPNVHWDDIGGLKGAKQELKEVVEWPIKYADLFYQVKARTPRGVLMYGPPGTGKTMLAKAVATESQANFINVKGPEFLSKWVGESEKAVREIFRKARQAAPCIIFMDEIDSIVPKRGSEADAKVTERIISQMLTEMDGLETLHNVVVIAATNRPDLIDEAILRPGRFDRVAFIPLPDIDARRDIIRIHTRDMPLDKDVNLDELASKTDGFTGADVAGLCNEAALLRIRRFVGKGGRISDPDARNLKIAMSDFQEAMEKVRPTSRVELEKYVKIAREFEYVG; this is encoded by the coding sequence ATGAAGACGACAGGGAGATCTGACAAGTTTCTGAAGGTAGTTGAGGCGAAGCCCAAGGACGTAGGTAGAGGCATAGCCAGAATCGATCCTGCAGTCATAGACATACTGGGAATACAGATTGGCGACGTTGTGCATATAGAAGGAAGAAAGAGCACTGTTGCAATTGTCTGGCCTGGTTATCCGGAAGATACAAACAGGGGCACCGTGCGCATTGACGGAAGCACGAGAAGGAATGCCGGAGCAACCATCGACGACAAGGTTTCTGTCCAGAAGGTGTCTGCAAAAAGGGCAACAAGACTGACACTGGCTCCGACAGAGCCGCTCAGAATCATGGGCGGCGATGAATATCTTTCACAGGTCCTGGAGGAGAGGGCAGTCACGAAAGGCGATGTTGTCGAGATAAACATCATGGGCAGGAAAGTCGATCTTGTCATACTCTCGTTCCAGCCTCCGGCGGAGGCAGTGATCGTAGACCGGGAAAGCGAGATCAAGCTAAGCGAAAAACCCGTAAAAGAAGAGCTTGCAAAGCTGCCAAGAGTGACGTATGAGGACATAGGCGGTCTGAAGGAAGAGGTGAAGAAGGTCAGGGAGATGATTGAGCTGCCGCTCAAGCATCCGGAACTCTTCGAGCGCCTCGGCGTCGAGGCACCGAAGGGCGTGCTGCTCCACGGGCCTCCGGGCACGGGCAAGACGCTGTTAGCGAAAGCAGTCGTGAGCGAGACAAATGCAAACTTCCTCAGCATTACAGGCCCGGAGATAATGAGCAAGTTCTACGGGGAGAGCGAAGAGCGTCTGCGCGAGATCTTCAAGCAGGCGGAGGACAACGCACCGAGCATCATATTCATAGACGAGATAGACAGCATAGCGCCGAAGAGGGACGAAGTCACCGGTGAGACGGAGCGCAGGGTGGTGGCACAGCTGCTGGCGCTCATGGACGGGCTCGAAAGCAGGGGAAAGGTAGTCGTCATCGGCGCAACGAACAGGCCAAACGCCATCGACGGCGCACTCAGGAGACCGGGAAGGTTTGACAGGGAGATCGAGATAAACATACCTGACAGAACGGGCAGGTACGAGATACTAAACATACATACCAGGGGCATGCCGCTGAACAGCGATGTGGACCTTGAGCGTCTTGCGGATTTGACGCACGGATACGCGGGAGCTGACGTTTCTGCACTTACGAAGGAGGCGGCGATGAGGGCGCTCAGACGGGTCATGCCCGATCTTGATCTTGAGCTGGACGCCATACCCGCTGAGATACTGAACACGATGACCGTCACTCAGAACGACTTCTTCGGCGCACTCAGAGACATGCAACCTTCCTCGATGAGAGAAGTGCTCATAGAGAAGCCTAACGTGCACTGGGATGACATAGGCGGGCTGAAGGGAGCGAAGCAGGAACTCAAAGAAGTTGTGGAATGGCCAATAAAGTATGCAGATCTGTTCTACCAGGTGAAGGCCAGGACGCCGAGAGGCGTTCTGATGTACGGGCCGCCCGGGACGGGCAAGACGATGCTCGCTAAAGCCGTAGCGACCGAAAGCCAGGCGAACTTCATCAATGTCAAGGGACCCGAGTTTCTGAGCAAGTGGGTCGGAGAGAGCGAGAAAGCCGTCAGGGAGATATTCAGGAAGGCCAGGCAGGCAGCCCCCTGCATAATCTTCATGGACGAAATCGACAGCATAGTGCCAAAACGCGGAAGCGAGGCTGACGCCAAGGTGACGGAGAGGATAATAAGCCAGATGCTTACAGAGATGGACGGACTCGAAACGCTTCACAATGTTGTTGTGATAGCAGCGACCAACAGACCGGATCTCATAGACGAGGCGATACTGAGGCCGGGAAGGTTTGACAGAGTCGCATTCATTCCACTTCCGGATATCGATGCCAGGAGAGATATCATCCGCATCCACACCAGAGACATGCCGCTTGATAAAGACGTTAATCTCGACGAACTCGCATCGAAGACAGACGGATTCACCGGCGCGGACGTGGCGGGACTGTGCAACGAGGCGGCCCTGCTGAGGATAAGACGTTTCGTCGGAAAGGGCGGCAGGATATCTGATCCGGATGCCAGGAATTTGAAAATAGCGATGAGTGATTTCCAGGAAGCAATGGAAAAAGTCAGGCCGACTTCGCGTGTTGAACTGGAAAAGTATGTTAAGATAGCGCGTGAATTCGAGTACGTGGGATGA
- a CDS encoding transcriptional regulator, producing MKMPKNPASQNRDELISGITDVLAKAGFFLAECRGVRSITFDVIARRDRDLLLIKVLRNVDGFSRENGEEMKRVANALDGKPIIVGLHSGGGMLEDGIVYSRFEIPIITPATLEDEFLEGVPPFVMAEPGGLYVKIDGELLRRLREEMDISLGAMSEIAGVSRRAIQMYESGMKAVIDVAQRFEEFFNMPFVLPLEDWRAGEARHEQWSKDFDDFAGFDGEVYKMLSEIGCSVLPTKHSVFDALTKDRESLYIAWLAGDIGDFHGKIEVLDNIIRITERDAILFVERNTEKGNVKGIPVVDREDLMKLQFPEELAEYAREKRSGRLAGQD from the coding sequence ATGAAGATGCCGAAAAACCCTGCATCGCAGAACAGAGACGAGTTAATCAGCGGCATAACGGATGTGCTTGCAAAGGCTGGATTCTTCCTTGCGGAATGCCGTGGAGTCCGCAGCATAACGTTTGACGTCATTGCAAGGAGAGACAGGGATCTGCTTCTCATCAAGGTGCTGAGGAATGTTGACGGTTTCAGCCGCGAGAATGGCGAGGAAATGAAACGCGTTGCAAATGCGCTGGACGGCAAACCAATCATCGTGGGCCTGCACTCGGGCGGAGGTATGCTGGAGGACGGCATAGTGTATTCGAGATTTGAGATACCAATCATAACGCCTGCCACGCTGGAAGATGAATTCCTCGAAGGTGTTCCTCCGTTTGTAATGGCGGAACCCGGCGGGCTTTACGTGAAAATAGACGGAGAATTGCTCAGGAGGCTCAGGGAGGAGATGGACATCTCGCTTGGCGCAATGTCGGAGATTGCAGGAGTGTCCAGAAGAGCTATTCAGATGTATGAGAGCGGAATGAAGGCCGTCATAGACGTTGCCCAGAGATTCGAGGAATTTTTCAACATGCCGTTTGTACTGCCGCTCGAGGACTGGAGGGCAGGCGAAGCTCGACATGAACAGTGGTCGAAGGACTTTGACGATTTTGCCGGTTTCGACGGTGAGGTTTACAAGATGCTTTCCGAAATAGGCTGCTCCGTGCTGCCTACAAAACACTCAGTATTTGATGCACTCACAAAGGACAGAGAGAGTCTGTACATTGCGTGGCTGGCTGGCGACATAGGTGATTTCCACGGCAAGATAGAGGTGCTGGACAACATCATACGCATAACAGAGAGGGATGCGATACTATTCGTGGAGCGGAACACGGAGAAGGGCAACGTCAAGGGCATTCCGGTCGTCGACAGGGAGGACCTCATGAAGCTGCAATTCCCGGAGGAGCTTGCCGAATACGCACGGGAAAAGAGATCTGGCAGACTGGCCGGCCAGGACTAG
- a CDS encoding Hsp20/alpha crystallin family protein: protein MDDETKKAERYSDGRGLRTRGFDDLFGDMQRFQRSLGEWARPFFADFAPMSLLDPWVSDTQVPRLDIQETEKEYNVVVELPGIRKEDIEVEVSDENVVEISGKKTEDKSENKSNYLKRERSERSFHRSFSLPDEIDQDRIEAQVENGILSLKLPKKVETPRKTKKVEVK from the coding sequence ATGGATGATGAGACCAAGAAAGCAGAGAGATACTCGGACGGGCGCGGACTGAGAACAAGGGGATTCGACGACCTCTTCGGGGATATGCAGAGGTTCCAGAGATCGCTGGGAGAATGGGCAAGACCGTTCTTTGCTGACTTTGCACCGATGAGCCTTCTCGATCCCTGGGTATCGGATACACAGGTGCCTCGCCTTGACATACAGGAGACAGAGAAGGAATACAACGTGGTTGTTGAACTTCCCGGCATCAGGAAAGAGGACATAGAGGTTGAAGTTTCAGACGAAAATGTTGTTGAAATATCAGGGAAGAAGACTGAAGATAAGAGCGAAAACAAATCGAATTACCTGAAGCGGGAGAGAAGTGAGCGCAGCTTCCACAGAAGTTTTTCACTGCCCGACGAAATAGATCAGGACAGAATCGAGGCCCAGGTGGAAAACGGTATCCTGAGTCTTAAGCTTCCGAAAAAAGTCGAGACGCCGAGGAAGACAAAGAAAGTCGAGGTAAAATAA
- a CDS encoding helix-turn-helix domain-containing protein produces the protein MTLRILRVELDLDTIKPLDKLLFRFFINNESIEVMQTLFASEKTMVEMVKIRRSLNFYTPGDIAMKRDELSKKYGLIDFELLEADETSGTYRVIIKHRTPPKLAPLLRDLGDSVFLASPLKIKSGKAPMTLFVDEQNMQKAVERLKEQHVKFSISSVGSVAGGKKRTGGMTPVQLSLVRMAHAMGYFEVPRKANTEDVAKMAGVTPPAVSKAIRRAERLLIEKMLEEMTTS, from the coding sequence ATGACTCTGAGAATCCTGAGAGTGGAACTTGACCTGGATACCATCAAACCGCTGGATAAGCTGCTCTTCAGGTTCTTCATAAACAACGAGAGCATAGAGGTGATGCAGACACTTTTCGCATCGGAGAAGACAATGGTGGAAATGGTTAAGATCAGGAGATCGCTGAATTTCTACACGCCGGGCGATATAGCAATGAAGAGGGATGAACTTTCAAAAAAGTACGGACTGATAGACTTTGAGCTTCTGGAAGCCGATGAGACAAGCGGGACATACAGGGTGATAATCAAGCACAGAACTCCGCCTAAGCTTGCACCGCTCCTGAGGGACTTGGGGGACTCAGTATTTCTCGCTTCCCCGTTGAAGATAAAGAGCGGCAAGGCTCCGATGACGCTGTTCGTTGATGAGCAGAACATGCAGAAAGCGGTGGAAAGGCTGAAAGAGCAGCATGTAAAATTCAGCATTTCCTCCGTCGGGAGCGTCGCGGGCGGAAAGAAGAGAACGGGAGGCATGACTCCCGTGCAGCTTTCGCTGGTCAGAATGGCACACGCAATGGGATATTTCGAAGTTCCCAGAAAGGCAAACACGGAAGACGTTGCGAAGATGGCTGGAGTGACACCTCCGGCTGTCAGCAAGGCAATCAGGAGGGCTGAAAGGCTGCTCATTGAAAAGATGCTCGAGGAAATGACGACGTCATGA
- a CDS encoding GNAT family N-acetyltransferase produces MHNALYNIRRSGMMDIDALEEIEKKCFPYGKFSRSVLIGFLKHPFSVTLVAEDGQIFASEIIMFHRDSIEIASIAVLPERRRMGVARSLLREAEKMGTLRGVSNMTLHVDKVNNGAIGLYTSEGFRIENTVSDYYGNGKDANYMVKDLAPNGSRAAGHERQYRRNSKDIEPRD; encoded by the coding sequence ATGCACAACGCTCTCTACAACATCAGACGTTCGGGCATGATGGATATAGATGCACTGGAAGAAATTGAGAAAAAGTGCTTCCCTTACGGTAAATTCAGCCGATCTGTGCTCATCGGTTTCCTAAAGCATCCCTTTTCAGTCACGCTTGTTGCAGAGGACGGACAAATATTTGCGTCTGAAATAATAATGTTTCACAGAGACAGTATTGAGATAGCGTCTATTGCAGTATTGCCGGAAAGGCGAAGAATGGGTGTTGCGCGTTCGCTGCTCAGGGAGGCAGAAAAAATGGGCACGCTGAGAGGCGTTTCAAACATGACACTGCACGTTGATAAAGTCAACAATGGTGCTATCGGACTGTACACCTCCGAGGGATTCAGGATAGAAAACACTGTATCGGACTACTATGGTAACGGAAAAGACGCAAACTACATGGTAAAAGACCTTGCGCCCAATGGTTCGCGTGCAGCTGGACATGAACGGCAGTATCGTCGAAATTCGAAGGATATTGAGCCACGCGACTAA
- a CDS encoding NAD(P)-binding domain-containing protein — protein MSKSGIFLASVTYSDLGSMYFRVVRPEQIDEIYRYLAKNNEIREAVVLWTCNRFEIYFYPGTHANLQYVKGYMEGKVSNYRISHGSSVVRHLFHVAAGLDSMLVGENEILGQTRNAWMLSKNSGMCGREINSLFRGAIEAGKRVRTKTSIGRLKRSISRESVDLFEQSGGADPVLVVGAGVMGRQIATLLKKRGHSVSITNRTQARGNRVSAELGIPQAAYGKHHWRNYRSCFFAVRSDEYIVTPEDAQYLKGKTIVDISVPFAVDPSLSDKCTLINLDIISERIKRMEEEKKKVTEEASLFIDIEIKNYLKKEHNSGKVELIKQLFAVSDSVVTEQMKHLSKQLILGPEQTDAVRNALEKERDKLLSLMISALNSDEGILGKSEIEVIRKSLDTAAKKNMTLRDML, from the coding sequence TTGAGCAAATCGGGCATCTTCCTTGCGAGCGTGACTTATTCCGACCTTGGTTCGATGTACTTCAGGGTAGTACGCCCGGAACAGATTGATGAAATCTACAGGTATCTTGCAAAGAACAATGAAATCAGGGAAGCCGTTGTGCTGTGGACGTGCAACAGGTTTGAGATATACTTCTATCCCGGAACACATGCCAACCTCCAGTATGTGAAGGGGTATATGGAGGGAAAAGTCTCAAATTACAGAATTTCTCACGGCAGCAGTGTTGTAAGGCATCTTTTCCACGTCGCTGCGGGTCTGGACTCCATGCTTGTCGGAGAGAATGAGATACTCGGCCAGACAAGGAATGCATGGATGCTGTCAAAGAACTCCGGGATGTGTGGCAGGGAGATCAACTCGCTCTTCAGGGGAGCCATCGAGGCAGGGAAACGTGTCAGAACAAAAACATCCATTGGCAGACTGAAGAGGAGCATTTCACGCGAGTCCGTCGATTTGTTCGAACAGTCCGGCGGCGCCGATCCTGTCCTGGTCGTCGGCGCAGGAGTAATGGGAAGACAGATCGCTACATTGCTCAAGAAGCGCGGACACTCTGTTTCCATAACAAACAGAACGCAGGCCAGGGGAAATCGCGTCTCGGCCGAACTCGGCATCCCTCAAGCAGCCTATGGCAAGCATCACTGGCGAAATTACCGATCCTGTTTCTTTGCCGTGCGTTCGGATGAATACATTGTCACGCCGGAAGACGCGCAATACCTGAAAGGAAAAACTATTGTCGACATATCTGTCCCATTCGCCGTGGATCCTTCTCTTTCGGATAAATGTACACTGATAAACCTCGATATAATTTCGGAGAGAATAAAACGGATGGAAGAGGAGAAGAAGAAGGTGACCGAGGAGGCCAGTCTATTCATAGATATTGAAATCAAAAATTACCTGAAAAAGGAACACAATTCTGGAAAGGTGGAGCTGATAAAGCAGTTGTTTGCAGTCTCCGACAGCGTAGTCACGGAGCAGATGAAACACCTCTCGAAACAACTTATTCTTGGCCCAGAACAGACTGACGCTGTCAGGAATGCACTGGAGAAGGAGAGAGACAAACTCCTGTCGCTGATGATTTCTGCTCTCAATTCGGATGAAGGCATACTTGGCAAGTCTGAAATAGAAGTTATCAGGAAGAGTCTCGACACGGCGGCAAAGAAGAACATGACCCTGCGCGATATGCTCTGA
- a CDS encoding SDR family oxidoreductase: MTDHNPAQSRISGPNDRDVKVPGNSRVAIVTGAGRGLGRAMALGLAHAGIRVVATAAREVAEIEAVASEAKEGMVFPVLADVTRETDTERVVAAALQQFGRLDILVNNAGRGMKYVSETFMTEPTRFWDVEPDTWRMIVDTNVTGPFLMARAVVPHMVRVGWGRVINVSINRSTMHRTGFSPYGPSKAALESETIIWAEDLRGTGVTVNALLPGGAALTGMIPDAFPQNARSALLDPAIMVQPLLWLVSNETDAISGFRVIANKWNRGNPEAAIESAGWGSDRAGRPVT, encoded by the coding sequence ATGACTGACCATAACCCTGCTCAGTCTCGAATCAGTGGGCCAAACGACAGAGACGTGAAGGTACCGGGCAACAGCCGGGTGGCGATTGTCACAGGGGCGGGGAGAGGCCTCGGCCGGGCGATGGCACTTGGCCTGGCGCATGCGGGTATCCGGGTGGTAGCGACCGCGGCCCGCGAGGTTGCCGAAATCGAGGCGGTGGCGTCTGAGGCGAAAGAGGGCATGGTCTTTCCTGTCCTTGCAGATGTTACCCGTGAAACGGACACAGAACGCGTGGTTGCGGCGGCACTGCAACAATTCGGCAGACTGGACATCCTGGTCAATAATGCCGGCCGTGGCATGAAATATGTCAGCGAAACCTTCATGACCGAGCCGACACGCTTCTGGGACGTTGAGCCAGACACTTGGCGAATGATTGTAGATACCAACGTCACAGGCCCGTTCCTGATGGCCCGCGCTGTTGTGCCGCACATGGTGCGAGTGGGATGGGGGCGCGTCATCAACGTGTCGATTAACCGTTCTACGATGCACCGTACTGGTTTCTCACCCTATGGCCCGTCGAAAGCGGCGCTGGAATCCGAGACCATCATCTGGGCAGAGGATTTGCGCGGCACCGGGGTGACGGTCAACGCCCTGCTGCCCGGCGGCGCGGCGCTAACCGGTATGATCCCCGATGCTTTCCCGCAGAATGCCAGGAGTGCACTTCTGGACCCGGCAATCATGGTACAGCCGCTGCTCTGGCTGGTTTCGAACGAGACAGATGCGATTTCAGGCTTTCGTGTCATCGCCAATAAGTGGAATCGTGGCAACCCGGAGGCGGCAATCGAAAGCGCCGGCTGGGGCAGCGACAGGGCGGGTCGGCCAGTTACCTGA
- a CDS encoding aminotransferase class III-fold pyridoxal phosphate-dependent enzyme translates to MKSNKLYLRAARLFPGGVNSPVRFYPPFPRFMKDGKGSHIRDVDGREYTDYVLGFGPLILGHSDAAVVRSVTSAVEGGMMFAAPAENELKLAILIKGACRGMEMMRFVSTGTEATMHALRLSTFCTGRKKILKILGGYHGTHMMNFAGETVDEVPFNSAEEVRKKLITKEYAAVIVEPMMGNAGLIPPSPGYLAGVRDYADSTGTLMICDEVITGFRTRFGPYCEDEGVVPDFYTFGKIIGGGMPLAAFGGRAELMSRIKPSGSFSQAGTYSAHPACVAAGLTTLEILRKKDYGKLRRLTELAASRLSESGLTVKSGTGMVSLFFTENDVHDYGDVQRIDHTLFLKLFAAALDAGIFIPASQEETMFISFRHTVRDVSENFSLLSEEASGIFRRNKKGL, encoded by the coding sequence TTGAAAAGCAATAAACTTTACCTCAGGGCCGCACGGTTGTTTCCGGGCGGAGTGAACAGTCCAGTTCGTTTCTATCCTCCTTTTCCAAGATTCATGAAGGACGGTAAAGGTTCACACATACGTGACGTCGACGGAAGGGAGTATACTGACTACGTGCTGGGATTCGGACCACTGATACTCGGACACTCCGATGCTGCTGTCGTCCGTTCAGTTACATCTGCCGTGGAGGGCGGAATGATGTTCGCCGCTCCCGCAGAAAATGAGTTGAAACTCGCGATTCTGATCAAGGGAGCATGCCGTGGAATGGAGATGATGCGCTTCGTTTCTACCGGGACAGAGGCTACGATGCACGCTCTTCGCCTGAGCACGTTCTGCACCGGCAGGAAAAAAATACTCAAGATACTTGGCGGTTATCACGGTACGCACATGATGAATTTCGCGGGCGAAACCGTTGACGAGGTACCTTTCAACTCCGCCGAGGAGGTCAGGAAGAAGCTCATTACAAAGGAGTATGCGGCCGTCATAGTGGAGCCGATGATGGGCAATGCAGGCCTGATTCCGCCCTCCCCCGGCTATCTTGCCGGCGTCAGGGATTATGCAGATTCGACCGGAACACTGATGATATGCGATGAGGTGATAACGGGTTTCAGGACGCGATTCGGCCCGTACTGTGAAGATGAGGGTGTTGTTCCTGACTTCTATACCTTCGGCAAGATCATAGGAGGAGGCATGCCTCTCGCCGCTTTCGGCGGACGCGCCGAATTGATGAGTCGGATAAAGCCCTCGGGAAGTTTTTCACAGGCAGGCACGTACTCGGCACATCCTGCCTGTGTTGCAGCCGGTCTGACAACACTGGAAATCCTCAGGAAGAAGGATTACGGCAAGCTACGCCGCCTGACTGAACTTGCCGCTTCGCGCCTTTCGGAATCGGGCCTGACCGTGAAATCCGGCACAGGGATGGTATCCCTGTTCTTCACCGAAAACGACGTCCATGATTACGGCGACGTTCAGCGCATCGATCATACGCTTTTCCTCAAACTGTTCGCAGCAGCACTGGATGCGGGTATCTTCATACCCGCGTCACAGGAGGAGACGATGTTCATTTCGTTCAGGCACACGGTCCGTGATGTCTCGGAGAATTTTTCACTGCTTTCAGAAGAAGCATCTGGAATCTTTCGCAGGAATAAAAAAGGACTATAG
- a CDS encoding amidase, translated as MALSNVILTSYLKSADEYNAFVTRTRMAPTSPGRLSGLTFAVKDNIFTGGVRTTASSRILMDFVPDKDAFIVARIRSEGGTVEGKTNNHEFAIGATNTSSIFGPARNPLDTDRISGGSSGGSAVAVAAGMVDVGIGTDTGGSVRIPSAMCGVAGLKPTTGLIPSEGVIPLSTTLDSVGIIAREVSTIRHVFQSVVPDAALKSVRPAAKATRVGLMLFGDDRVSRLLLGNLERILSRLEVKTVSLPILEEKGRTARRIISAVESAAYHRKWLGSKADAYFPDVRKVLLSGLETRGVDYIGALQTMAHIQNEYEETFSVVDVLLSPTVSTVAPKISDVVGREFDYRDALLGRTELFNVSLAPSITINGGTIDDLPVGLMVSGRRFDDYSVLDFAERLQESLISYTAKVRRDSNLST; from the coding sequence ATGGCATTGAGTAATGTTATCTTGACATCATATCTGAAATCTGCCGATGAATACAATGCTTTCGTTACGCGAACTCGGATGGCGCCCACGTCTCCTGGAAGACTTTCGGGATTAACATTTGCTGTGAAAGACAACATATTTACGGGCGGAGTCAGAACCACAGCTTCTTCTCGAATTCTGATGGATTTTGTTCCTGACAAAGATGCGTTCATCGTGGCAAGGATAAGATCAGAGGGTGGCACGGTGGAAGGCAAGACAAACAATCATGAATTCGCCATTGGTGCGACAAACACCTCCTCGATTTTCGGACCGGCCAGAAACCCTCTTGACACCGACAGGATAAGCGGCGGTTCCAGCGGCGGTTCTGCTGTTGCCGTGGCCGCAGGGATGGTGGATGTGGGCATCGGGACAGATACAGGTGGTTCTGTGCGCATACCTTCCGCCATGTGCGGTGTTGCCGGATTGAAGCCCACCACCGGTCTCATTCCTTCGGAGGGTGTCATACCGCTGAGCACAACGCTTGACTCTGTGGGCATCATTGCACGTGAGGTCTCAACAATCAGACACGTCTTCCAGTCTGTCGTTCCGGATGCAGCACTTAAATCTGTGAGGCCCGCTGCGAAAGCGACCCGTGTGGGCCTCATGCTGTTCGGCGACGACAGGGTTTCCCGCCTGCTGCTCGGAAATCTTGAACGTATACTGTCCAGGCTTGAAGTGAAGACGGTATCACTTCCGATACTCGAGGAGAAGGGAAGAACTGCACGCAGGATCATTTCTGCAGTGGAGTCTGCAGCTTACCATAGAAAATGGCTCGGAAGCAAGGCAGATGCCTACTTTCCCGATGTTAGAAAGGTCCTGCTTTCCGGCCTCGAAACTAGGGGCGTGGATTATATCGGCGCCCTTCAGACCATGGCACATATACAGAATGAATATGAAGAGACATTTTCCGTGGTGGATGTCTTGCTTTCACCAACGGTCTCGACGGTAGCGCCAAAGATATCCGACGTCGTAGGCAGGGAATTTGATTACAGAGATGCTTTGCTGGGAAGAACCGAACTTTTCAATGTTTCCCTCGCACCATCCATAACAATCAATGGTGGAACGATCGACGATCTTCCCGTCGGTCTTATGGTCAGCGGCCGTCGTTTCGACGACTATTCCGTTCTTGATTTCGCGGAGCGGTTACAGGAGAGCTTGATTTCGTATACTGCTAAGGTTCGCCGTGACTCGAATCTGTCCACATGA
- a CDS encoding MBL fold metallo-hydrolase, whose amino-acid sequence MTEVLQLKVGRMLNFSYLIWDSETHEAAVVDPSFDTTAVTKELNSRNLSLRYVLLTHHHFDHVQEAEHLASATGAKIVADSVSPLKIDIPLQDGQGIRLGGAEIRAMHTPGHTVDSCCYLVDGKLFTGDTLFIGECGRVDLEDSSPRDMYTSLLVKLRALPDETVVFPGHDYGKTPTSTIGNEKENNYTMAPRTMDEFLNFMRS is encoded by the coding sequence ATGACTGAAGTCCTTCAGTTGAAAGTCGGAAGAATGCTGAATTTTTCCTATCTCATATGGGACAGTGAAACACATGAAGCGGCCGTCGTTGATCCCTCATTCGACACTACTGCCGTCACTAAAGAGCTCAACAGTCGAAATCTTTCGTTGAGATATGTGCTCCTGACTCACCATCATTTCGATCACGTCCAGGAAGCGGAGCATCTTGCCTCTGCTACCGGCGCTAAGATTGTCGCCGACAGCGTTTCTCCGCTCAAAATCGACATACCACTTCAGGACGGTCAGGGGATTCGGCTGGGCGGCGCAGAGATCAGGGCGATGCACACACCGGGACACACCGTCGACAGCTGCTGCTATCTCGTGGACGGAAAGCTCTTCACAGGTGATACGTTGTTCATTGGCGAGTGCGGCCGTGTAGACCTTGAAGACAGCAGTCCGCGGGATATGTACACCAGCCTTCTTGTTAAACTACGTGCCCTTCCAGACGAAACGGTTGTTTTTCCCGGCCATGATTACGGAAAGACTCCCACCTCTACGATCGGAAATGAAAAGGAGAACAATTACACCATGGCGCCGAGGACAATGGATGAGTTTCTGAATTTCATGCGGTCATGA